A genomic window from Terrisporobacter glycolicus ATCC 14880 = DSM 1288 includes:
- the dapB gene encoding 4-hydroxy-tetrahydrodipicolinate reductase: MLRVIINGYSGSMGKVLTKCVNEDSELQLVCGVSRDELDVPFKTYHKISEVEESADIIIDFSHHSTIYDVLDYATKTKIPLVIATTGFNDEELGEIEKASAIIPIFHSSNMSLGVNVLVKLVKEAAKALNGFDIEIIEKHHNKKLDSPSGTAVMIANGIKDVLPESECIYGRYGRSEKRKPTEVGIHAIRGGTIVGEHTTIFAGHDEVVEIKHTAQSKDIFAKGAITAAKFLVNKEAGYYNMNNMLD; encoded by the coding sequence ATGTTAAGAGTAATTATAAATGGTTATAGCGGTAGTATGGGTAAAGTTTTAACTAAATGTGTTAATGAAGATAGTGAGCTACAACTTGTTTGTGGTGTATCTAGAGATGAATTAGATGTTCCATTCAAAACTTACCATAAAATTAGTGAAGTAGAAGAAAGTGCTGATATCATCATCGATTTTTCTCATCACTCTACTATATATGATGTTTTGGATTATGCTACAAAAACAAAAATTCCTTTAGTAATAGCAACTACAGGGTTTAATGATGAAGAATTAGGTGAAATAGAAAAAGCTTCGGCTATTATTCCTATTTTCCACTCTTCTAATATGTCTCTAGGTGTAAATGTCCTAGTTAAATTAGTTAAAGAAGCTGCCAAAGCTCTTAATGGGTTTGACATAGAAATAATAGAAAAACACCATAATAAAAAACTAGATTCACCTAGTGGCACAGCTGTTATGATAGCTAATGGAATTAAAGATGTTTTGCCAGAAAGTGAATGCATATATGGAAGATATGGTCGCTCTGAAAAGAGAAAGCCTACTGAAGTTGGTATTCATGCCATAAGAGGTGGAACCATAGTAGGTGAACACACTACTATATTCGCTGGTCATGATGAAGTTGTAGAAATAAAACATACAGCTCAATCTAAGGATATTTTTGCAAAAGGAGCTATTACTGCTGCAAAATTCTTAGTAAATAAAGAAGCTGGATATTACAACATGAACAATATGTTAGACTAA
- the dapA gene encoding 4-hydroxy-tetrahydrodipicolinate synthase, whose translation MIFKGSAVALVTPFDENGKVNVKKIKELVDFQIENGTDAIVACGTTGEASTMNDEEHLLAIKTIVDAVDKRVPVIAGTGGNDTAHSIYMSQEAEKLGADALLIITPYYNKANKSGLRKHFVSIANSVKLPIILYNVPSRTKVNIPPALVADLARNVDNIVALKEACGDLAQVAEVCRLVPEGFAVYSGNDDSILPLLSLGGSGVISVLANICPQETHDLVSKFMDGDVEGSRRLQLGMKPLIDALFIEVNPIPVKTAVNLLGFNVGDLRLPLAEMEEQNLEVLKRELVNFGLKIQEATC comes from the coding sequence ATGATTTTTAAAGGTTCTGCAGTTGCTTTAGTTACTCCATTTGATGAAAATGGAAAGGTTAATGTTAAAAAGATAAAAGAATTAGTGGATTTTCAAATTGAAAATGGCACTGATGCTATAGTTGCTTGTGGCACTACTGGGGAAGCCAGCACTATGAATGACGAAGAACATTTATTAGCAATCAAAACTATTGTTGATGCTGTTGATAAAAGGGTTCCTGTAATAGCTGGAACAGGTGGAAACGACACTGCTCACTCCATCTATATGAGTCAAGAAGCTGAAAAATTAGGTGCAGATGCTCTTTTAATTATAACTCCTTACTATAATAAAGCTAATAAATCAGGACTTAGAAAACACTTTGTATCTATTGCAAATAGTGTTAAACTTCCTATAATTTTATACAATGTTCCTTCACGTACAAAGGTTAATATACCACCTGCTCTTGTTGCTGATTTAGCTAGAAATGTGGATAATATTGTAGCTCTTAAAGAAGCTTGTGGAGATTTAGCTCAAGTAGCTGAAGTTTGCAGATTAGTTCCAGAAGGCTTTGCTGTGTATTCTGGTAATGATGACTCAATACTTCCTCTACTTTCTCTAGGAGGATCTGGAGTTATATCAGTTCTAGCTAATATTTGTCCACAGGAAACTCATGATTTAGTATCTAAGTTTATGGATGGCGATGTAGAAGGCTCTAGAAGATTACAATTAGGTATGAAACCTTTAATAGATGCTTTGTTTATAGAAGTAAATCCTATACCAGTAAAAACTGCTGTCAATTTATTAGGATTTAATGTGGGAGATTTAAGACTTCCTCTAGCTGAAATGGAGGAACAAAATTTAGAAGTTTTAAAAAGAGAATTAGTTAATTTTGGACTAAAAATACAGGAGGCAACATGTTAA
- a CDS encoding aspartate-semialdehyde dehydrogenase, which translates to MKKINVALVGATGMVGRTFIKVLEERNFPIDNIYMFSSAKSAGKTVKFVGKDVVVEELNENSFDKDIQIALFSAGGGISQKYAPIAASKGVIVVDNSSQWRMDPNVPLVVPEVNPEAVKNHKGIIANPNCSTIQAMVPLKPLHDKYSLKRVVYSTYQAVSGSGVKGVQDLEDGIQGKPNTFYPHPIAFNCLPHIDVFEENGYTKEEMKMVNETMKILEDYNIKVTATTVRVPVKGAHSESINLEFNKPFELEDVFTALKNTEGVVVVDNPANNEYPLAVDAEGHDEVYVGRIRRDFSVDNGVNMWVVADNIRKGAATNAVQIAELLLKYDLV; encoded by the coding sequence ATGAAAAAAATTAATGTTGCTTTAGTTGGTGCCACTGGTATGGTGGGAAGAACTTTTATAAAGGTTTTAGAAGAAAGAAATTTTCCAATAGATAATATCTATATGTTCTCTTCTGCAAAATCTGCAGGAAAAACTGTTAAATTTGTTGGGAAAGATGTGGTTGTAGAAGAATTAAATGAAAACTCTTTTGATAAGGATATACAAATAGCTCTATTCTCTGCTGGTGGTGGAATAAGTCAAAAATACGCACCAATCGCAGCTTCTAAAGGAGTAATTGTTGTTGATAACTCAAGTCAATGGAGAATGGATCCTAATGTTCCATTAGTTGTTCCAGAGGTTAACCCAGAAGCAGTAAAAAATCACAAGGGAATAATTGCAAACCCAAACTGCTCTACTATACAAGCTATGGTTCCTCTTAAACCATTACATGATAAATACAGTTTAAAAAGAGTTGTTTACTCAACTTACCAAGCCGTATCTGGTTCTGGTGTTAAAGGAGTTCAAGATTTGGAAGATGGAATTCAAGGAAAACCAAACACTTTCTATCCTCATCCAATAGCATTTAACTGTCTTCCTCATATAGATGTTTTCGAAGAAAACGGATATACAAAAGAAGAAATGAAAATGGTAAATGAAACTATGAAAATCTTAGAAGACTATAATATTAAAGTTACTGCTACTACTGTAAGGGTTCCAGTGAAAGGTGCTCACAGTGAGTCTATAAACTTAGAGTTTAATAAGCCATTTGAGTTGGAAGATGTATTTACTGCTCTAAAAAACACTGAAGGTGTTGTTGTTGTTGATAATCCAGCAAACAATGAGTATCCTCTAGCAGTTGATGCTGAAGGTCATGATGAAGTTTATGTTGGAAGAATTAGAAGAGACTTCAGTGTGGATAATGGTGTTAATATGTGGGTTGTTGCTGACAACATAAGAAAAGGTGCTGCTACTAACGCAGTCCAAATAGCTGAATTATTATTAAAATATGATTTAGTATAA
- a CDS encoding L-serine ammonia-lyase, iron-sulfur-dependent, subunit alpha, translated as MESLKELYKVGNGPSSSHTMGPQRAAEQFKNKYPEAASFKAHLYGSLAATGEGHLTDYIIKKTLEPKEVEILWREDIVKPYHPNGMMLEAIDADGNVMGDWTIYSVGGGTIAEEGMRNAGGNDTYPHSTMEEIITWCNQNNKNFVDYVKTYDDADIMDYLVTIKDAMKKSVEDGLKATEVIPGKLNLERKAGYFYKQYLANKQLNTLVYAYALAASEQNASGYVIVTAPTCGSAGVLPGIFFAMKDYEGYTDEQLVEALAVAGIVGVLVKRNGSVSGAEVGCQGEVGVACAMAAAAIAFLKGGSLRQIEYAAEIGLEHHLGMTCDPAYGYVQIPCIERNAMGAQRALDAANYSLLTDGEHQVTFDQIVKIMDETGRDMMDKYRETSKGGIAKLFFTC; from the coding sequence ATGGAATCACTAAAAGAACTTTACAAAGTAGGTAATGGACCTTCAAGCTCACATACAATGGGACCACAAAGAGCTGCTGAACAATTTAAGAACAAATACCCAGAAGCTGCTAGCTTTAAAGCTCACTTATACGGAAGTTTAGCTGCAACAGGAGAAGGGCATTTAACTGATTATATAATCAAGAAAACGCTTGAGCCAAAGGAAGTTGAAATACTTTGGAGAGAAGATATAGTTAAACCATATCATCCAAACGGTATGATGTTAGAAGCTATAGATGCAGATGGAAACGTAATGGGAGATTGGACTATCTACTCTGTTGGTGGAGGTACAATAGCTGAAGAAGGAATGAGAAATGCAGGTGGAAACGACACTTACCCTCATTCAACAATGGAAGAAATAATAACTTGGTGTAACCAAAACAACAAAAACTTCGTAGACTACGTAAAGACTTACGACGATGCTGATATAATGGATTACTTAGTAACTATTAAAGATGCTATGAAAAAATCAGTAGAAGATGGTTTAAAAGCTACAGAAGTTATACCAGGTAAATTAAATCTAGAAAGAAAAGCTGGATACTTCTATAAGCAATATCTTGCTAATAAGCAATTAAATACATTAGTTTATGCTTATGCTTTAGCTGCTTCAGAGCAAAATGCATCAGGATATGTTATAGTAACTGCTCCAACATGTGGTTCTGCAGGTGTTTTACCAGGAATATTCTTCGCAATGAAAGACTATGAAGGATACACTGATGAGCAATTAGTTGAAGCTTTAGCTGTAGCAGGTATAGTTGGTGTTCTTGTTAAGAGAAATGGATCTGTTTCAGGTGCTGAAGTTGGATGTCAAGGTGAAGTAGGAGTTGCTTGTGCAATGGCTGCTGCAGCAATAGCTTTCTTAAAAGGTGGATCATTAAGACAAATAGAATATGCTGCTGAAATCGGTTTAGAGCATCACTTAGGAATGACTTGTGACCCAGCTTACGGATACGTTCAAATACCATGTATAGAAAGAAATGCAATGGGTGCTCAAAGAGCGTTAGATGCTGCTAACTATTCATTATTAACTGATGGAGAGCATCAAGTTACTTTCGATCAAATAGTTAAAATAATGGACGAAACTGGTAGAGATATGATGGATAAATACAGAGAAACTTCAAAAGGTGGAATAGCTAAATTATTCTTCACTTGCTAG
- a CDS encoding peptide-binding protein gives MKRKVISLFLVTALLCTALTGCSSKGSETSEGKAKDTIVYSMNTAPQGIFNPLVSDIAMDHYVESVVYASLMTVNDKGELEKYLADKYEVSDDQKTITYKIKDNVKWHDGKDVTAEDVAFTFTSMASGDYTGGYYGDVQNIKGAKDYHDGKADKIKGLKVVDKNTIEIEFDKVYAPAVTNLGTVQILPKHIWSEVPVGEWTKKTDLLNKPIGCGPYKLTEYKSGSYVKFEAASGFFGGEVKTPNLVFKVINADTTQAEFKNGSIDIANVEALSKADVDSLVKEAYKEAAFDNYQFTYMGFNLREKKLQDVNLRKAFMYAINRQGLVDNVVEGRGQVVNAPLLPSSWAYPEESSLESYKYDVEKAKSLLKEAGWEDKDGDGIVENKDGQKLELNLVCQTGHPVREKTAVVIQENLKEIGVKINIDSMEFSAVMDKVVANHDFDLYMMGNTLSLDPDPRPMWHSDAISNKKGVVGYNIVAYENKKTDKLIEEGNATLDQAKRKEAYAKFAKILNEDVPEAYLFCQDIERVYNNKLDGYKPSTFNEFYNVHNWVIK, from the coding sequence ATGAAAAGAAAAGTAATTAGTTTATTTTTAGTTACAGCCCTATTGTGTACAGCGCTTACAGGGTGTAGTTCAAAAGGATCAGAAACTAGTGAGGGAAAAGCAAAGGATACGATAGTATATTCTATGAATACAGCACCACAGGGGATATTTAACCCACTTGTTTCAGATATAGCAATGGATCACTATGTTGAATCAGTTGTTTATGCATCTTTAATGACAGTTAATGATAAAGGTGAATTAGAAAAGTATTTAGCAGATAAGTACGAGGTTTCTGATGACCAGAAAACGATTACATACAAAATAAAAGATAATGTTAAATGGCATGATGGCAAAGATGTAACAGCTGAAGATGTGGCATTTACTTTTACAAGTATGGCATCAGGTGATTATACAGGTGGATATTATGGAGATGTTCAAAATATAAAAGGTGCGAAAGATTATCACGATGGAAAAGCTGATAAAATTAAAGGATTAAAAGTTGTTGATAAAAATACTATAGAAATAGAATTTGATAAAGTATATGCACCAGCAGTAACTAACTTAGGTACAGTACAAATATTACCAAAACATATATGGTCAGAAGTTCCTGTGGGTGAATGGACAAAGAAAACTGATCTTTTAAATAAACCAATTGGATGTGGACCATATAAATTAACTGAATATAAAAGTGGTTCTTATGTAAAATTTGAAGCTGCTTCAGGTTTCTTTGGTGGAGAAGTTAAAACTCCAAACTTAGTATTTAAAGTTATAAATGCTGATACAACTCAAGCAGAATTTAAAAATGGATCAATTGATATAGCAAATGTTGAAGCATTATCAAAAGCTGATGTAGATTCATTAGTTAAAGAAGCATATAAAGAAGCAGCATTCGATAACTATCAATTTACATATATGGGATTCAATTTAAGAGAAAAAAAATTACAAGATGTAAATTTACGTAAAGCTTTTATGTATGCAATTAACCGTCAAGGATTAGTAGATAATGTTGTAGAAGGTCGTGGACAAGTTGTTAATGCTCCATTATTACCTTCAAGTTGGGCTTATCCAGAGGAATCATCATTAGAGTCATATAAGTATGATGTAGAAAAAGCAAAATCTTTATTAAAAGAGGCTGGATGGGAAGATAAAGATGGTGATGGAATAGTTGAAAATAAAGATGGACAAAAACTAGAATTAAATCTTGTTTGTCAAACTGGACATCCAGTTAGAGAAAAAACAGCAGTAGTAATACAAGAAAACTTAAAAGAAATAGGAGTTAAAATAAATATAGACTCTATGGAATTCTCTGCTGTTATGGATAAAGTAGTTGCTAATCATGATTTTGATTTATACATGATGGGTAATACATTATCTTTAGATCCAGATCCAAGACCAATGTGGCATTCAGATGCTATATCAAATAAAAAAGGTGTAGTTGGATATAATATAGTTGCTTATGAAAATAAAAAAACGGATAAGCTAATAGAAGAAGGTAATGCTACGCTAGATCAAGCAAAACGTAAAGAAGCTTATGCAAAATTTGCTAAAATATTAAACGAAGATGTACCAGAAGCATATTTATTCTGTCAAGATATAGAACGTGTATATAACAATAAATTAGACGGATATAAACCATCTACATTTAATGAATTCTACAATGTTCATAATTGGGTAATCAAATAA
- a CDS encoding ABC transporter permease — MGKFLAKRLGVALIVLFGVSVTVFALIHMQPGNPYLNMIDPNVAPEVVEQKLRALGYYDPIPVQYLKWIGRAIVGDFGYSTQYNAPAFSIIIEALKNTLLISIVSFILSSILAIVIGVITAAKSKTCIDYIVTFISFVGISIPTFFFGLLIVKWLGYDLAILPSSGMETLTASYTGLEHVLDVIKHMIMPIIVLSLTQTATLLRYTRSSMIDSLNQDYMRTAQAKGLTRNKAVWTHGLRNSMISIITVLCMQLPALVSGALITETVFVWPGIGTLNYNAIMNRDYMLIMGITMLIAVVIVVANIIADILYVIVDPRIRLSQ; from the coding sequence ATGGGAAAATTCTTAGCAAAAAGATTAGGTGTTGCATTAATTGTATTGTTCGGTGTGTCTGTTACAGTATTTGCACTTATTCATATGCAACCAGGTAATCCATATTTAAATATGATTGATCCTAATGTTGCACCTGAAGTAGTAGAACAAAAATTAAGAGCTTTAGGGTATTATGATCCAATTCCAGTGCAATATTTGAAATGGATAGGAAGAGCAATAGTTGGTGATTTTGGTTATTCAACACAATACAATGCACCAGCTTTTTCGATAATAATAGAAGCTTTAAAAAATACATTATTAATATCAATAGTTTCATTTATATTAAGTTCAATACTTGCAATAGTGATTGGTGTTATTACAGCGGCAAAATCTAAAACATGTATAGATTATATAGTTACTTTCATTTCATTTGTAGGAATATCTATACCAACATTTTTCTTTGGACTGCTAATAGTAAAGTGGTTGGGATATGATTTGGCTATCTTACCATCATCAGGAATGGAAACATTAACAGCATCATATACAGGTTTAGAGCATGTACTTGATGTTATTAAGCACATGATTATGCCTATTATAGTATTGTCACTTACTCAAACTGCAACATTGTTAAGATATACAAGATCTTCGATGATTGATTCATTAAATCAAGATTATATGAGAACAGCACAAGCTAAAGGACTTACTAGAAATAAAGCTGTATGGACACATGGACTTAGAAACTCTATGATTTCAATAATAACAGTTTTATGTATGCAGCTACCAGCCCTAGTTTCAGGTGCCTTAATTACAGAAACTGTATTTGTATGGCCAGGTATAGGCACATTAAATTACAATGCAATTATGAATAGAGACTATATGTTGATAATGGGAATAACAATGCTTATAGCAGTTGTAATTGTAGTGGCGAATATAATAGCAGATATTTTATATGTAATAGTAGACCCAAGAATTAGATTGAGTCAATAG
- the opp4C gene encoding oligopeptide ABC transporter permease encodes MVVNTLKKEENSKQEKYVSLTEISFRKFKKNKLAVVGVFIIAALVLLSICAPLLTDYTISQTDLFNIKMAPSSEHILGTDDLGRDVFTRLLYGGRVSIIVGIASMTVQLVIGVIMGAIAGYFGGIAEKIIMRIIDVIMCFPFFVIAVSVAAVVGPGVKNLIIIIGFLMWPNIARIVRAEILALKENDYIMAAKAMGLSSFEIIKSHILPNIMSPILVAATLAIANGILTEASLSFLGIGVKLPQPSWGNMLIAAQNIGTLQREWWLWIPAGSLIILMVLSINFVGDGLRDALDPKTRL; translated from the coding sequence ATGGTTGTAAATACTTTAAAAAAAGAAGAAAATTCAAAGCAAGAAAAATATGTATCATTAACAGAAATATCCTTTCGTAAGTTTAAGAAAAACAAATTGGCAGTAGTGGGTGTATTTATAATTGCAGCACTAGTTTTACTTTCAATATGTGCACCATTGCTTACGGATTATACAATCAGCCAAACTGATTTATTTAATATAAAAATGGCACCAAGTAGTGAACATATATTAGGAACAGATGATTTGGGAAGAGATGTGTTTACAAGGTTACTTTATGGAGGAAGAGTTTCCATAATAGTAGGTATTGCATCAATGACAGTGCAGTTAGTTATAGGTGTAATAATGGGAGCAATAGCAGGTTATTTTGGTGGAATAGCTGAAAAAATAATTATGAGAATAATAGATGTAATAATGTGTTTCCCATTCTTTGTTATAGCAGTATCTGTTGCTGCAGTAGTAGGACCAGGGGTTAAAAATCTTATTATAATAATTGGTTTTCTGATGTGGCCTAATATAGCAAGGATAGTAAGAGCAGAGATTTTAGCTTTAAAAGAAAATGATTATATCATGGCAGCTAAAGCTATGGGACTATCATCATTTGAAATCATAAAAAGTCATATACTTCCAAACATCATGTCACCTATATTAGTTGCAGCAACTTTAGCTATAGCAAATGGTATTTTAACAGAAGCTTCCTTAAGTTTCTTAGGAATAGGAGTTAAATTACCACAACCAAGCTGGGGAAATATGTTGATTGCAGCTCAGAACATAGGAACATTACAAAGAGAATGGTGGTTATGGATACCAGCAGGTAGTTTAATAATTTTAATGGTACTATCAATCAACTTTGTTGGAGATGGGCTTCGTGATGCTCTAGATCCAAAAACTCGTCTGTAG
- a CDS encoding ABC transporter ATP-binding protein, whose protein sequence is MSILEVKDLKVSFPTVMGKVEAVKGVDLNVNLGEVLGIVGESGSGKSVTSLAIMGLINSGSGKIESGEILFEGKNLIDLTEKEMCKVRGDKISMIFQEPMTSLNPVVTIYKQLREVYKIHRPDKKNNCKDELIELLNKLNIPDPKSVLNKYPFELSGGLKQRIMIAMAMICKPSLIIADEPTTALDVTTQAEIIELLKQIKEEGNSGIMLITHDLGIIAEMAQRVVVMYYGKVVEECSVEEFFNNAKHPYSKDLLGAMPENFNGRFQSIEGNVPSLYEDVKGCAYYKRCKKRTIECENLKPPMVTLKDNHMVRCIKCEKGDEK, encoded by the coding sequence ATGAGTATATTAGAAGTAAAAGACCTTAAGGTTTCATTTCCTACAGTAATGGGAAAGGTTGAAGCAGTAAAAGGTGTAGATTTAAATGTAAATCTTGGAGAAGTATTAGGTATAGTAGGGGAATCAGGAAGCGGTAAAAGTGTTACCTCTTTAGCTATTATGGGACTTATAAATAGTGGAAGTGGAAAAATTGAATCTGGGGAAATTTTGTTTGAAGGAAAAAATCTTATAGATTTAACTGAGAAAGAAATGTGCAAGGTAAGAGGAGATAAAATTTCAATGATATTTCAGGAACCTATGACATCCCTAAATCCAGTAGTAACAATTTATAAACAATTGAGAGAAGTATATAAAATTCATAGACCAGATAAAAAAAATAATTGCAAAGATGAACTTATAGAATTATTAAATAAATTAAATATACCAGATCCAAAATCTGTTTTAAATAAGTATCCATTTGAATTAAGTGGTGGCTTAAAACAAAGGATAATGATTGCTATGGCTATGATTTGTAAGCCTTCACTTATAATAGCAGATGAGCCCACTACAGCTTTAGATGTAACTACACAAGCTGAGATAATAGAACTTTTAAAACAGATTAAGGAAGAAGGTAATAGTGGAATAATGCTAATTACCCATGATTTAGGAATAATAGCAGAAATGGCACAAAGAGTAGTTGTAATGTATTATGGAAAAGTTGTGGAAGAGTGTAGTGTTGAGGAATTTTTTAATAATGCAAAACACCCATATTCAAAGGATTTGCTGGGAGCAATGCCTGAAAACTTTAATGGACGATTCCAATCCATAGAAGGAAATGTCCCTAGTTTATATGAGGATGTAAAAGGATGTGCTTATTATAAAAGATGTAAAAAAAGAACTATAGAATGTGAAAATTTAAAACCGCCCATGGTAACTTTAAAAGATAATCATATGGTTCGTTGTATTAAATGTGAGAAGGGAGACGAAAAATAA
- a CDS encoding ABC transporter ATP-binding protein gives MIKKEDKIIFEVLNLKKYYQVRKKSFARGKEYVKSVDGVSFSIKENTILGLVGESGCGKSTIGKAVLGLTSPTGGKVKFGDNVIFDVENNTKISNSEMTKLRSQMQIIFQDPYASLDPRKSVGQIVSEGIKKHEIVPKDKIEDKTKEMLELCGLDATTMFRYPHEFSGGQRQRIGIARALAMNPKFIVCDEPTAALDVSIQSQILNLMLDLKDKFGLTYLFISHNFSVVKSFCDEIAVMYLGQIVEKGSAYEVYNNPKHPYTKALISSVPIQHPDEVKERITLEGSIPSAVDLPSGCRFHTRCPYKTERCINESPTWKILDNKTGVACHIY, from the coding sequence ATGATAAAAAAAGAGGACAAAATCATATTTGAAGTTTTAAATCTCAAAAAATATTACCAAGTTAGGAAAAAATCTTTTGCAAGAGGAAAAGAGTATGTTAAATCTGTTGATGGAGTTAGTTTTTCAATAAAAGAAAACACAATATTGGGGCTAGTAGGTGAGTCTGGATGTGGAAAGTCAACAATAGGAAAGGCTGTTTTAGGTTTAACATCACCAACGGGGGGAAAAGTTAAATTTGGAGATAATGTTATCTTTGATGTTGAGAATAATACAAAAATATCAAATAGTGAAATGACTAAACTGAGAAGCCAGATGCAAATAATTTTCCAAGATCCTTATGCAAGTTTAGACCCAAGAAAGAGTGTGGGACAAATTGTATCAGAAGGAATTAAAAAGCACGAAATAGTTCCAAAAGATAAGATTGAGGATAAAACAAAAGAAATGTTAGAATTATGTGGATTAGATGCAACTACTATGTTCAGATATCCACATGAATTTAGTGGAGGCCAAAGACAAAGAATAGGTATTGCAAGAGCCTTGGCTATGAATCCTAAATTTATAGTATGCGATGAGCCAACAGCAGCTTTAGATGTATCTATACAATCGCAAATTCTAAACTTAATGCTAGATCTAAAAGATAAGTTTGGCTTAACATACTTATTTATCTCTCATAACTTTAGTGTAGTAAAATCATTTTGTGATGAAATAGCAGTAATGTACTTAGGTCAGATAGTGGAAAAAGGAAGTGCTTATGAAGTGTATAATAACCCAAAACACCCATATACAAAAGCATTGATTTCATCAGTACCAATTCAACATCCAGATGAGGTTAAAGAAAGAATTACCTTAGAAGGAAGTATACCTAGTGCTGTTGATTTACCAAGTGGATGTAGATTTCATACTAGGTGTCCATATAAAACAGAGCGTTGTATAAATGAAAGCCCAACATGGAAAATTTTAGACAATAAAACTGGAGTAGCATGTCATATATATTAA
- a CDS encoding response regulator transcription factor encodes MKEYNILLVDDDKDIVSSMEIHLKNEGLNVYKVYNGIEALDVLLEKEVHLIIMDIMMPKLDGLNATLKIREENNIPIILISAKTQDTDKIIGLNMGADDYVTKPFNPLELVARAKSHLRRYTKLGAHKEEDSEILTNQGLKLDNIKKEVCVDGEIVKLTPIEYKILELFLKNQGRVFSSRQVYEIIWDEPGFNCDRTVAVHIRRIREKIEINSKEPKYIKVVWGVGYKIDKA; translated from the coding sequence ATGAAAGAATATAATATATTATTAGTTGATGATGATAAAGATATAGTTAGTTCTATGGAAATACATTTAAAAAATGAGGGACTAAATGTTTATAAGGTATACAATGGAATTGAAGCTTTAGATGTATTATTAGAAAAAGAAGTTCATTTAATAATTATGGATATAATGATGCCAAAATTAGATGGGTTAAATGCAACATTAAAAATAAGAGAAGAAAATAATATACCTATTATACTTATATCTGCCAAAACCCAAGATACTGATAAAATAATTGGACTTAATATGGGTGCAGATGATTATGTAACAAAGCCTTTTAATCCTTTAGAATTAGTTGCTAGAGCAAAATCTCATTTAAGAAGGTATACAAAACTTGGTGCTCATAAGGAAGAAGACAGCGAGATTTTAACAAATCAAGGATTAAAGCTTGATAACATAAAAAAAGAAGTATGTGTAGATGGAGAAATAGTTAAATTAACACCAATAGAATATAAAATATTAGAACTTTTTCTTAAAAATCAAGGTAGGGTATTTTCATCAAGACAAGTGTATGAAATAATTTGGGATGAACCAGGGTTTAATTGTGATAGAACTGTAGCAGTTCATATAAGAAGGATAAGAGAGAAGATAGAAATAAATTCTAAAGAACCAAAGTATATAAAGGTGGTGTGGGGAGTTGGATATAAAATTGATAAAGCATAA